The Spirulina subsalsa PCC 9445 region TTGTTCCTAATTCTCAGAACGAAGTAGCGATCCTTCAACTTTTGTAACAGGGCAATTTGAATTAGGCTAAAAAAGCCTCTATCCATTATTCCAACGCCATTAGCTGGAATTGATTCTAGGGTTGTATCGCCATATTTATAGTCATGACCTTGACCAAAATGAAGGAAGAGTCCGCCTGGAATTCCGGTGAAGAGATTTAGACCCGCAAAAAGCTTGACTTGGTGAACTTCTTGATGCCAGAGTAACTTACTGGTGAGAGTGACAATGGTTGAATCTAAGGGAAAAAGTTGTAGCTGATTGGATGGAATCTTATTCTGTTTAAGAAACTGTTGTGTTAGATGAACCCACAATTGATAAAAAATTTGAGGATCGCGATACTTACTGGCTTTAGAAAAGGTGGAAATATCAACAGACTCCCCCATAATATTAAGCCTCTTGAAGAGACTTCTCATACTGGTTTGACTCTGGTCAAGAACAAATTCAAGCCAAATGGAAACGAATTTAAAAGTATTTAAGACGGGATAGTCATCTTGAGGCAAATGACCGAGGCATTGTTTGACAATTTGAGGAAAGTTGGATAGAATCAAGGGATTAGTTTTTTTAAAAAAGTAAGCCCCTATTTTAAAACAATAGGGGCTTTTTGTCAAGTTTTTTACTAACATTCAACACTTCTGGTATATTGCCAATCTCCGATGAGGGTTGCAGCTTGTGCGGAGGGGGTATAGGGCGCAAAGTAGCACAAGGAAGTAGCGGCTAAACCTAACGTTAAACTTGCAATTTTATTCAGCATGGTTAATTTCTCGCGTGAAGTTACTTGATACTAAGGACAGGAGCTATGTTTGATTTTTTTGTGTCCTGTCGGGCATTGAACCTAGGGTTTTGATGCCTTATGTAACTGTCTCGCTCAGTTGGCAGGGAAATGATGCAAGGAAGGATAAACTTTACCGTAACTTCATAATTGGATCTAGTTAGGGCTTGCTGAATAACTCTGCTCTGGGTGGGGAATGGGGAACAGGGGCAGTCGGGAATGGCGAGTCGGGAGTAATGTCCCTGACTCCGACGGTACTTTTTTGAAGCTCCCCACCCACAAGGGGATGGGGCTTTCAACGCAACATTGCTGTAAAAAATTTTCAGGAGCATCCCCAAAGTATTCTACTCACTGACTCCATCCCCTCCCTGCAAGCGAGGAAGGGGAATTCCGCAACATTTTTTTTAAAACTCTATCGCTCCCGCAAAAACCCCCAGTTCTTCAAGCTTAACTCCTTCATCACTCGACTTATCACCCCAGACCAGTCTTGCCGCAGGGTTTGCCGGAATAACGTCATGGTGGGATACCAAGGAGTTTCACGGCGGTCTAACATCCAGCGCCAATCGGGAGCATAACAGAGCAACGTCCAGACCTGTTTTCCTAATGCTCCCGCCAGATGAGCAACAGAAGTATCAACAGTAATTACTAAGTCGAGTTCTTGGATTAAGCGGGCGGTGGCGGCAAAGTCGGTCAGGAAGGGGCTTAAATCCGCGACAGGGCAAGAGTCGGGCAGTTCTTTTAACTCTTCGACCCGTTCCCCTTTTTGTAGGCTGTACCACTGAAAATTAGACTGTTGTAGCAGGGGGAGAAAGTCCTTTAGGGTGGCGGAACGGTTGTGATCGTTTTTGTGGGTGGGACTGCCTCCCCAAACGATGCCGACTTTGGGCAAGGGGGAGGGGGGCAGTTGAGGATGGGGGGCGGGGGTGATGTGGAGATAGGGGCAGGGGGTGGGGTGGGTGTCGGGGAAAACTTGCAGGACGTGGGGCAAACTCATTAGGGGGATGTAGCTGTGGAAGTCCTCTAGATTAAGGGGGCCGGGGGGGAGGATTTGGTCAATGCCGGGGACTGAGGCGAAGAGTTCCCTTAATTCGGGGACACAGACGAGGAGAACACGACTACACCGTTGGGCGGCTAGGGGGAGATAGCGGATAAATTGGATAGCATCTCCAGCGCCTTGTTCTGTGTGGATGAGTAGGGTTTGTTGGGGTAGGGGGCGACCATCCCAGCGGGGGTGAGGACAGTCAAAGGGGGTAAATTCGGGGGTTTGCCAGCGCCATTCGCACTCTTGAAAGCCTTCTGCCCATTGCCCCAAGGTTAATAGAGCCATGCCGAGGTTAAAGTGAAGGGTGGGGAGGTCGGGACGGAGTGTAAGGGCTTGTCGATAGTGAGCAAGGGCTAAAAGCATTTGATTCTGGGCATTGTAGAGAATCCCCAAGTTGTTATAACTCTCTGCGTGGTGGGGGTCAAATTCTAGGATTTGGCGAAACTGGGCGAGGGCGAGATCATGGGTTTTGGGGTCATCTCGATAAATCACCCCCAGATTGTACAGGGCGGGGATATAGTCCGGTTGTAAGGCGAGACAATCTTGATAATGTGCGATCGCCTTTTCCCGTTCCCCCGTCTCATAGGCCTGATTCCCCAACTCAAACAGATGATTCGGCGACTGCATCGCCAACTCCGGGGACGGATGCACCACCTCCTGTAACGCCTCATCCGGCAGCGCAAAAGACGTTTTCAGTAACTCCTCATCCCACTCAATCAACTCCGGAAACCGAATCCCCGGCAGAACCTCCACCGCGAAAACCTCCTGTACGGCATCCTCGAAGCGCAGGAAGGCCACCGTTTCCCCCCGGTCGATATCCACCACCCAAACCCCACAACAACGCTCCTCTTGCTGACTAATGGGAATCCCACTAAACACCGCCGTTTCCCGCACTTGGGACAGTCCCACAAAAGCCCAGCGCCCATAAAAACTCAGCCCCCGCGTAAACCCCGGCAACTGTGCCACTGGGGTTAATTTCCCCCCGTTCAAGTCAACCGTTGCCAAACTCCCTTTCCCCGACTCCAACACCCAGAGGCGCCCATCATACCACCGAGGAGAGTGAGGCATCGAGAGGCTTTGAGTGATGATCTCATTACTGGGAATATCCATCAGAATCCCCCCCGTTGCCTTGGTTTTCCGCCATCCTTCCGGGGTATTCGTCGCCCCCAAGGCCGTCACATACTGGGGTTGATTCATCGGCCCCACTGCCAAACCATTGAGGTGACAACGGTCTTCTAGAGCATAGTGGGTAATAAAAGGAGGTCGCCAGCGAGGGACAAAACTAGAACGATCTTCCAGCGTACAGAGACAGGAAAAACGGGTATTAATAAACCATAATTCCTCATCAATATAGGTCATTTCGTGAATATCAATATCCCCCGTAATGTGGGTTTTGCGGGGTAAATAACAAGCATCATGGGGGCCTGGTTCTTTCAATCTTGGAATAACGGCGGGAATATTGCGAAATTCGATAATTTGGAAGTGAGTCCCAATGGCCAAGCGGTTGGCATCAGCTACCATCCCCATTGGTTTATCAAAGACCCGAAAATGAGTATTTAGCACTTCTCCCTCACTGCGCAAAATAACCACTTTTCCCGCTTGGTAGGTGGACACAATGAGGGAGATTCCCAGTTGATTCAGCAGGTGAGGAAAATTGCTAGTGTGGACACTACTTAAAGGGTTTTGCAAAGGGCTTTGCATAGGGGAATAGATGGGGGCGGAGAGACTTGAACTCTCACGGTTATCACTAACCAACGGATTTTAAGTCCGTAGCGTCTACCATTCCGCCACGCCCCCCTTTTTTCAAAGGCGAACTTCATCATAGCAGAAAAAAAACGGGCTTGGCAAATTAATTTATTTTATGGTTTCTTGATGGAATGTTTGACAACATTGATAAATAGGGAACAGGGAACGGGGAACAGGGAATCGGGAGTCGGGAGTCGGGAGTCGGGAGTCGGGTGTCGGGTGTCGGGTGTCGGGTGTCGGGAATCGGGAGTCGGGTGTCGGGAATCGGGAGTCGGGTGTCGGGAGTCGGGAATCGGGAGTCGGGAATCGGGAGTCGGGAATCGGGAGATTGCCTCTCCCCTGCTCCCCTGCTCCCCTGCTCCCCCGTTCCCCGTTCCCTTTAACAAAAATGCTGCGTAATTCCCCTTCCTCGCTTGCAGGGAGGGGATGGACTTGACCACTAACTCCCAAAGCGAAAACCAAGCTAAAAAGGGCTGTGTTGCAAGAGAAAATTTGGGTCTTAGGAACTAGGACTTCTGCCTGGGGAGGGAAGATAAGACTGGCTATATTTCGGTATAGAAAGCACTTCCCATTGAATCAGGAAGCTCCATCCTCGCGCCTCGGCAGGGTGGGGTAGTTCACGCTAAATGGATACCCTGACTAGAGAATTGTGTCACCCATAGCCCCAAATCGGGATTAGGGATTTGTTGGGCGATGGTTTCTTTTACCTGTTGGGCTTGGTTTTGGGACTCACAGAGGGCGAAAACCGTTGGACCTGAACCGGACATCATGGTACCGAGAACTCCCGCTTCGGCAAAGGCAGCGCGTAGGTGAGCGACGGCGGGGTATTGGGGTAAAACCACCTTTTCAAGATCGTTGTGGAGGTGTTGGGCGATGCCGCGGCCGTCATTGTGGGCGATCGCCTGCACCAAGGCTCCAGACTCCACAATAGCCGCCCGG contains the following coding sequences:
- a CDS encoding TIGR03032 family protein, with amino-acid sequence MQNPLSSVHTSNFPHLLNQLGISLIVSTYQAGKVVILRSEGEVLNTHFRVFDKPMGMVADANRLAIGTHFQIIEFRNIPAVIPRLKEPGPHDACYLPRKTHITGDIDIHEMTYIDEELWFINTRFSCLCTLEDRSSFVPRWRPPFITHYALEDRCHLNGLAVGPMNQPQYVTALGATNTPEGWRKTKATGGILMDIPSNEIITQSLSMPHSPRWYDGRLWVLESGKGSLATVDLNGGKLTPVAQLPGFTRGLSFYGRWAFVGLSQVRETAVFSGIPISQQEERCCGVWVVDIDRGETVAFLRFEDAVQEVFAVEVLPGIRFPELIEWDEELLKTSFALPDEALQEVVHPSPELAMQSPNHLFELGNQAYETGEREKAIAHYQDCLALQPDYIPALYNLGVIYRDDPKTHDLALAQFRQILEFDPHHAESYNNLGILYNAQNQMLLALAHYRQALTLRPDLPTLHFNLGMALLTLGQWAEGFQECEWRWQTPEFTPFDCPHPRWDGRPLPQQTLLIHTEQGAGDAIQFIRYLPLAAQRCSRVLLVCVPELRELFASVPGIDQILPPGPLNLEDFHSYIPLMSLPHVLQVFPDTHPTPCPYLHITPAPHPQLPPSPLPKVGIVWGGSPTHKNDHNRSATLKDFLPLLQQSNFQWYSLQKGERVEELKELPDSCPVADLSPFLTDFAATARLIQELDLVITVDTSVAHLAGALGKQVWTLLCYAPDWRWMLDRRETPWYPTMTLFRQTLRQDWSGVISRVMKELSLKNWGFLRER